The segment TCCGACCAATTATCCAAGGCAAAAACTCAAAGATATGACCTAGACCAAATCACCCGACTCAATTCCGACCAAAAATACGGCTCAAGAGAATGCAAATTTTGCGGTTTGTCAACCCAATCCGATAATGACATGTGCGATATATGCGATTCTTTGATTTATTATAGCCCGAGATTTTTAGAAAAAGACAGCGTGTTTGTGATAACCAACCGACCTATCAAAGACAAAAAATCGCTAAAAATGTTTTCATATAAAGCAAATGAAATAGATAAAAATGATAACAATGATAAAAATGATAACAATAATAAGAAAAGATATAACGATAATTATCTACATGTATGTTCCAAAGACGAGATAAGCGACTTCCCGCAAGACCAAATAGTAAGAATATATTCCAAAAATTCCTTTGATATAGGCCATCCAAAAGAAATCAAAATTTATATGGGCGATTACCAAAAAAAAGGATACACCTTTGACGACTATGCCCAAAAAAGCATAGGCATAAAAAGATTAGGCGTTTTAAGGGCCGATGTGGACAGTCTAGGCGCGACTTTAAAATACGGTCTTGATATACACGATGAAATAAACTATTCCACCATTTCAAGAACAACCGCCTTGTCCGAAAGCCTATCAATGTTTTTCAAATATTATATTAACGAAATCCTAGAAAACAGAGGCAAATATTCAAAGGTATCCCTTATCAACAATAAGGTATCCCTTATCAACAATTTTGAAAACAGAAATTTATCCGTCGTGTATAGCGGCGGCGACGATTTATTTATAATAGGAAGCTGGAACGAAGTTTTGGAATTCGCGCTAGATTTGCATTACTTTTTCGGGCAATATACTTGCGAAAAATTAACGCTTTCGGCAAGTTTTGCGATGTATCCCTGCGCCTACCCATTCGCCGCGATAGCGTTTGAGACAAGCGAATTATTAAACTACGCGAAAACAAGCGGCAAAGACTGCATTGCGATATTTGAAAAAGACCCCAAAAATGTCTTTAAATGGGACGAATTAAGAGAAAAAGTAATTAATGAAAAACTGCATTTTCTGCTGAAGTATTATAGCGATAACCCTAGCCCTAACCCTGAGGCGTCAACCCATATGTCCCAAGTCCATAATCTTTTGGAGCATATACGGCTTATAGAAGAAGACCGCAACAATCTAGCGAAATTTGCTTATTTGCTGGCTAGAATAAAAGCCAATAAAGAACTTGTCTATGATAAAGATGACGAGTTCATTAATAAAATTTATTCTTGGGCAAAATCGGAAGAAGACCGCAAACAACTGCTTGCGGCGTTAACATTATTTATCTATTTAAATAGGGAGGAAAAAGATGAACAATAGTAATCAGCCACAATATCAAATTCCGCGCGACTCCAAAAAACCTCAAAATAATACGCGCGCGAATAAAACGCCAAAACTCAAGCAACCCGATCCTAAATTTTTCCAAAATGTTAAAGAAAACTTTGCTTCGGTAGCGGAACAAGTTATGCGCAAATTATGTCAAGAAAAAATAAAACTATCGGCTAGTCAATTGCGTAATATTTTTTCATTAATTAACGATATCAATTTCAAAATCCACCAAAAAGGAGAATTAGACTCGGAGATTCAAAACGATATAAAATATTTGCAAGTAAGAATATATTACGCTTGCGGAAAAGATAGCGTCCCAAAAGGAAAAGACCGCGGTCCAGTAACAATTTTTGTGGACGAATCGCGGATAATTGAGCTGTTATTATGCGTTGACAGCGTAGAAAAATGGGCAATCTTTAGCAAATACGCCGAGGCGTTAGTGGCTTTTCATAAATACTACTTTGGCGGAAAAGAATAAAACGGAGGAAAATTTATGAGCGAAAAAATCATTATCACAGGAGATATAGAGGTAAAAACAGGTTTGCATATCGGCGGGGGCGAAAACCCTTCGTCTATCGGCGCGGCCAATGTGGTTATAAAAGACCCTGTAACCAAACTTCCTATTATTCCTGGAAGCAG is part of the Clostridiales bacterium genome and harbors:
- the csm2 gene encoding type III-A CRISPR-associated protein Csm2, with product MNNSNQPQYQIPRDSKKPQNNTRANKTPKLKQPDPKFFQNVKENFASVAEQVMRKLCQEKIKLSASQLRNIFSLINDINFKIHQKGELDSEIQNDIKYLQVRIYYACGKDSVPKGKDRGPVTIFVDESRIIELLLCVDSVEKWAIFSKYAEALVAFHKYYFGGKE
- the cas10 gene encoding type III-A CRISPR-associated protein Cas10/Csm1, with translation DYKKGFINSLLELIKTTLYYVPSSVEENERDISLYLHSKLTACVAASMYDFLSCNQENYSYREYLFDKEQNNKKQFKEEQAFLMASVDLSGIQKFIYTITTEQAQKQLRARSIYLELIMENLIDEILNNLGYSRCNLLYSGGGHCYILIGNTESNKDKFKEIIKQQNNWFIDNMGIALYAASAVEECSANQLKGVKSQSNETNMTANEKNANSSSNQSQDKVIKDDKKEYYMIFDSLSDQLSKAKTQRYDLDQITRLNSDQKYGSRECKFCGLSTQSDNDMCDICDSLIYYSPRFLEKDSVFVITNRPIKDKKSLKMFSYKANEIDKNDNNDKNDNNNKKRYNDNYLHVCSKDEISDFPQDQIVRIYSKNSFDIGHPKEIKIYMGDYQKKGYTFDDYAQKSIGIKRLGVLRADVDSLGATLKYGLDIHDEINYSTISRTTALSESLSMFFKYYINEILENRGKYSKVSLINNKVSLINNFENRNLSVVYSGGDDLFIIGSWNEVLEFALDLHYFFGQYTCEKLTLSASFAMYPCAYPFAAIAFETSELLNYAKTSGKDCIAIFEKDPKNVFKWDELREKVINEKLHFLLKYYSDNPSPNPEASTHMSQVHNLLEHIRLIEEDRNNLAKFAYLLARIKANKELVYDKDDEFINKIYSWAKSEEDRKQLLAALTLFIYLNREEKDEQ